The genomic window TCGCCGAGTGGAACTCCGCCTGCAGATCAGCCAACAGATCCAAAATCTGCGCCTGCACGGTCACATCCAACGCCGTCGTCGGCTCATCCGCGATCAACAGATCCGGATCGTTCACCAACGCCATCGCGATCATCACCCGCTGCCGCATCCCACCCGAAAACTCATGCGGAAACTGATCGAACCGCCGCGCCGGCTGCGGAATCCCCACCCGACCCAACATGTCCACCGCCCGCTGCCGGGCCTCCCGCTTCCCCGCCCGCGGGTGATGCACCCGGTACGCCTCCGCGATCTGCCGCCCCACCGTGTAGTACGGATGCAGCGCCGACAACGGATCCTGAAAGATCATCGCCATGTCCCGGCCCCGCAGCCGCCGCACCTCCTCCTCCGGCAGACCGACCAACTGACGGCCGCCCACGGAGATCTCGCCGGTGATGGTGGCGCGCTTGGCGTCGTGCAGGCCCAGGACGGCCAGCGAGGTCACGCTCTTGCCCGAGCCGGACTCGCCGACGATGCCGAGGGTGCGACCGCGCTCGACCGCGAACGACACCCCGTCGACCGCGCGGACCACGCCGTCCTCGGTGTCGAAGCGGACCCGCAGGTCGCTCACCCGCAGATAGGGCCCTTCGCCGGAGCGCTGCTCCGGCACCTCGGGGCGGTCCGGTTTCCCGGACGGCGCCGACTCCGACCTGCCCACGACCGCCTCCCTCAGTAATGAAGAGAACCTACAACAAACTTCTGAGGGCGAAAATAAGCTACAAGACGGTAGCTGTCAGCGGGCCACAGCGTAACGAGTCAGCATCGGCCGTGAACAGCCCTCACCTGCATATTCGCGTCGGCAACTCGACGTCGTTCAACCGCGGTCACACCTCAGGTGCGACCATGGTTGCGGCGACCACGGGAGGATTCCCGCCGACAGAGGTGGAGGTGACCATGACCACGGCGGTGTTCGGCCACGACGGGCCGTGGACCGAAGAGGAGTACCTCGCCCTCGGCGAGACGCAGGATCGCGTCGAACTCTTCGACTGGAGTCTCCACGTGACCCCAGGACCTACCCCTCTTCACCAGAACATCTCCGGTGAGCTGCGTGCCGTACTTCGGGCACCCGTGCGCCAGGCCGGACTTCGCGTGCTGGAAGCGGTGAACGTTCGACTCAGGCCAGGCCGCATCCCGATCCCCGACCTTGTGATCACGAATGACGTCGACCTCCGGGTACTGGTCATCGATGCGAGCGATGTCCGGCTGGTTTGCGAGATCATCTCGCCGAGCAACGCCGCCACGGACAAGGTGCTCAAGATGCACTACTACGCCGCCGCCGGCATCGAGTGGTACCTGCTCGTCGACCAGGAGACCCTGACCATGCACCTCTACCAGCGGCGGGGCGCGCACTACGTGGAGCGATCGGTCACCAAGGCTGGCGACGCGCTGGAGCTGGTCGAGCCGGTCCGGGCCACCATTCGACCCGAGGACCTGCTCGGCTGACGGATGTCGGTCGGCTCGCCTAGGGTCGGTCGCATGACCGAGTTCGACGCGGCGAGCGCCGCCGTCCAGGCCGCCCTCGACGCGGGCGCCCGGTACGCGGACGCCCGGGTGATGCACCGCCGCTACGAGTCGATGTCGGCCCGCAACGGCGAGATCGAGGAGCTGACCCAGGACGAGAGCATCGGGCTGGGTGTCCGGGCGCTGGTCGGGTCGAGCTGGGGCTTCCACGCCGTACCCGACCTGTCGGACGCCGCGGCCCGCGACGCCGGGTGGCGCGCCGCGCGGATCGCCGCCGCGAGCGCGCGGGTCCCCGGCCCGCCCATCGACCTGGTCCCCACCGAGGCGACCACCGCGAGCTGGGCGTCCGGGTGCGAGGTGGACCCGCTCGGCGTCCCGCTCTCCGACAAGGGCGACCTGCTGGTCCGGGCCACCGGGACGATGCGGGAGCACGGCGCCGACCTGGCCGAGGGGCTCTACCAGATCTGGGACACCGCCAAGTGGTTCGTCTCCAGCGAGGGGCACCGGATCGACCAGCGGATCCGGGAGTGCGGCGGCGGCATCTCGGCCACCGCCATCGGCGACGGGGAGACGCAGCGCCGCTCCTACCCCAGCTACCGGGGCCAGTACGGCACGACCGGGTGGGAGCTGGTCACCTCGCTCGACCTGGCCGCGCACGCCGCCCGGATCGCCGAGGAGTCCCGGGAGCTGCTCACCGCCCCCGAGTGCCCGTCCGGCGAGACCGACCTGATCCTCGGCGGCGAGCAGCTCGCCCTGCAGATCCACGAGTCGGTCGGGCACGCGATCGAGCTGGACCGGATCCTCGGCTGGGAGGCCGCCTTCGCCGGCACGTCCTGGCTGGACCTCGCCCAGCTCGGCTCGCTGCGCTACGGCTCCGAGCTGATGAACGTGACCATCGACCCGACCATCCCCGGCGCGCTGGGCAGCTTCGGCTTCGACGACGAGGGCTCCCCGGCGGTCGCCCGGGACGCGGTCCGCGAGGGGCGCTGGGTGGGCGTGCTCGCCGGCCGGGACTCGGCCGCCGTCGCCGGTCTCGACTACGGCGGCAGCGTACGGGCCGACGGCTGGGCCCGGCTGCCGATGGTGCGGATGACCAACGTGGGCCTGGAGCCCGGTCCGCACACCCTGGACGAGATCGTCGCCGCCACCGACGACGGGGTGCTGATGGACGTCAACCGCTCCTGGTCGATCGACGACAAGCGGCTCAACTTCCAGTTCGGCTGCGAGATCGGCTGGGAGGTGAAGAAGGGCCGGCGCGGCCGGATGCTGCGCAACCCGACGTACACCGGCATCGGCCCGCTCTTCTGGCGCTCGATGGACATGCTCTCCTCCGAGATCGTCCCGTGGGGCACGCCGAACTGCGGGAAGGGTCAGCCCGGCCAGACCGGCCACACCGGCCACCCGGCCGCGCCGGCCCGCTTCCGCAACGTCCGGGTGGGGGTGCGCGCATGACCGGCTCCCGTGGCCGCGAGGGAAGGGACGGCGACATGACCGAGCTGGAGATCGCCGGTCAGGTGGTGGAGCTGGTCCGCCGGCTCGCCGGGCCGGACGCGCAGGCCGAGGCCCTGGTGACCCGGATCGACCTGGCCCTGACCCGGTTCGCCAACTCCTTCATCCATCAGAACGTCGCCGAGTCGGGTGTCGCGGTGCGGCTACGGCTGCACGCCGACGGGCGCACCGCGGCCGGTAGCGGCAGCCTGGTCGGCGCCGACGGGCTCCGCGCGCTGGTCGAGCGGACGCTGGCTGCGGCCCGGCTCTGCCCGCCCGACCCGGCCTGGCCGGGGCTGGCCCCGCCCGCCCCGGTCCCGCCGAGCGCCGTCTTCGACGAGTCGACCGCGTTAGCCGAGCCGGACGAGCGCGCCGCCCGGGTACGCGCCTTCGTGGACGCGGTGGGCGGGCTGGAGGCGGCCGGCTACTGCCGCACGGCGTACCGGTCCGGGGCGTTCGCCAACTCCGCCGGCCACTCGGCGGTCGGCCGCACGGCCGAGGCGGCGATGGACGGCATCGCCCGCGCCGGCGGCGCGGACGGGGTGGCCCGGCTCTGCGCCGACCGCCTCGCCGACCTCGACGGCGCGGCGCTGGGCGCCCGGGCCGCCGCGAAGGCCCGCGCCGCCGCCGACCCGGTCGAGCTGCCGCCGGGCCGGTACGAGGTGGTGCTGGAGCCGGCGGCCGTCGGCGACCTGCTGCAGAACCTCTCCTGGTACGGCTTCAACGGGAAGCGGTACAACGAGCGGCAGAGCTTCGCGGACCTGGGCGCCGCCCAGTTCGACCCGTCGGTGACCCTGGTCGACGACCCGCTGCACGGCTCGGCCCTGCCGTACGACCTGGAGGGCTCTCCCCGACGCGCGCTGACCCTGGTCGACGCCGGCACCACCATGGCTGTGGCGCACGACCGGCGCAGCGGCGCCGAGGTGGGTGTCGCGTCCACCGGTCACGGGATGCTCGGCGCGTCCACCTTCGGCCCGATCCCCCGCAACCTCCGCCTGCTCCCCGCCGCCGCTCGCGCGGTCGGCGGCGACGGCCCGGCGTCCGCCGTCGAGGCGGGCCAGAGCGGCGCGGGCGGTGACGCCTCGACGTCGGCCGGCGGGACGGGGGCCGTCGCCGACCCGGACACCGCCGCGCTGGTCGCCGGGGTGGAGCGCGGGCTGCTGGTGAGCGACTTCTGGTACACCCGGGTGCTCGACCCGAAGAGCCTGGTCATCACCGGGCTCACCCGCAACGGGGTGTGGCTGGTCGAGGACGGGGTGCCGACCAGGGCGGTCCGCGACTTCCGGTTCACCGAGGCGTACCCACGGGCACTCGGGCCGGGTGCGTTGCTGGGCGTGGGGCGGCGGGCGGTGCGGCAGCCGGACCGGATGGACGGCGTCTGGTGGGAGGCTCCGCCGCTGCGACTGGCCGCCTGGAACTTCACCGGCGGAGCCTCGGGCTGAGAGCGGTATGGTGGTCGTCGGCACGCTCGCGTGCCGGACCTCCTGACCTGGCGCCCACGCCGCCCGGCCGAGCGGGGGCGAAGGTGGCCCATTGCCATCGCGAGTTCTGCGTGTCGTTCAGGATGATCCGCCGGACGGACGCGACGCTGGCGTGGGGTACGGCGATCGCGCTGTCCAGAAGGCGTAGATCATGACCGAACGGAAGAAGCTCAAGCAGCGAATCCGGGCGCGGATGGCGGCCACCGGCGAGAGCTGGACCACCGCCCGCCGCCAGGTGCTGGCCGCCGCCGAGACATCGACGGCCCGGGCGCTCCCGTCGGGTCTCGTGCCCGGGTACCGGACCTTCGGCCCGCGCCAGCACCGCGAGTCGGGCCTGCTCGCCCACGTGCTCGAGGCCCAGGGGGTACGCGCGCCGCACACCGGTGCGCCGTACACCGAGGCGATGCTCGCGGGTCTCGGCGGCGGCGTCGGCTTCATGTACGCGGTCTTCGAGTACCGCGACCTGCCCCCGCTGCTGACCATCGTGGCGCAGCACCACCCGCAGCCCTGGGTGCCCGCCGCGCTCGACCGGCTGGGCCTGACGTACGCCGACGAGCACAGCGCGACGGCGGGCGCCGCACTCAACCGGCTCCGGGCGGCGCTGGGCGCCGGACGGCCGGTCTTCGCCACCGTCGATCGCAGCCGGCTGCCGTGGCACGGCCTCGACCCCGGGCCGGGTACCGACCCGTACCTGGTGGTGGTCGCCGGGGTCGACGGGGACATCCTGCTCCTGGACGACGAGGGTCCGCAGCCGCGTCCGCTCCCGGCAGAGGAGTTCGCCGCGGCCTGGTCGGCCCACCGCAAGGGCCGCCACCAGGGCATCACGATCGGCGACCCGCATCAGCGGGCCGATCTACCGGACGCGATCCGCGACGCCGTGGCCACGACCGTGGCGCACCTGACCGGCCCGGTCCTCGGCAACAGCTTCGACGCCAATTTCGGCTTCCGTGGCATGGCGAAGCTCGCCGAACAGCTGCGGGACGTCCGTACCCGGAGCGGGTGGGTCCGGCGCTTCGGCGCCCCCGTGCCCTTCTTCCACGGGGTACGCCGGCTGTACGAGTGCTTGGAGTTGGAGTACACGGCGCCCGGCGCGACGCGCCCGGTCTACGCCGACTTCCTCGATGAGGCCGCGCAAGTGGTCGGCAGCAGCCGGTTCGCCGAGGCCGCCGAGCTGTTCCGCCGCTCCGGTGAGCAGTGGTCGCGGCTGGCGGAACTCGCCCTGGAGACGGTGCAGGACCTCGGGGCGTACACCGAGGTGGCCGAGGAGCGCATGGCGTTGGTCTTCAGCCGGGGACGGGACGCCGAACCCGAGATCCGGAGGCTGACCCGGCGGCTGACCGAGCTGGCGGAGGAGTACGCCGCCGCCGACCCGCTCGGCGAGGCCGGCCGCCGAGCGCTGTTCGCCGCCATGGCCGACCTGGTCGAGTCCTGCCTGGAACTCGAACGGGACGCGGTGGCGGCGCTGCGCGATCTTTCCTAACGGCCGGAGATCGATCATGCTCCGGGTCTTTCCAACGTGCGGGACACACGGGACACTGCGTTGCGCGGCCGGGCCGCGAAGATCGGCGTAACGTGTGTCATTTAGCTACGCCGGTACGCCGGTGTGGTCGTTGGTGTGCGCAAGACGTGGCAGTGGACGCGGTCTCGCCGGTCCGCTGACCGGTACGGAAAGTGATCCGCCGCCCGCGAGGGCCCCGTCAGGGAGACGAACTCGAATGACATCAACGGCAACGAAGCCGCGGGGGGCGCGAGCACGCGCCGCGATCGCGGCGAAGACGTTGCGGACCGACCGCTGGTGGTTCCAGCCTCTGATCACCGTCATCGGGCTCAGCGCCTGGGTCGCGTACGCGACGGTCCGGGTCTTCATGCACAAGTGGTACTGGGTGGACACGTACCACTACCTGACCCCGTTCTACTCCCCGTGCGTGACGGACCGGTGCGTCGAGGGCTCCTCGCACTTCGGCAGCTTCCTGCCCGGCTGGTGGATCATCCCGGACGCGGCGCTGACCCTGCCGTTCCTGCTGCTGTTCCGGCTGACCTGCTACTACTACCGCAAGGCGTACTACCGGTCGTTCTGGCTGTCGCCGCCGGCCTGCGCCGTGCCGGACGGGCACCAGGCGTACGGCGGGGAGACCCGGTTCCCGCTGCTCGGCCAGAACCTGCACCGCTATTTCTTCTACGCCGCCGTGATCATCTCGCTGATCAACACGTACGACGCGATCTACGCGTTCCACTCGCCGAAGGGCTTCGGCTTCGGCTTCGGCAACCTGATCCTGCTGGCCAACGTGGTGATGCTCTGGGCATACACCATCTCCTGCCACTCCTGCCGGCACATCATCGGCGGTCGGCTCAAGCACTTCTCGAAGCACCCGGTGCGTTACCAGGCCTGGACGTTCATCTCCTGGCTGAACGTCCGGCACATGCAGCTCGCCTGGATCACCCTCGGCACCCTGGCGCTCACCGACTTCTACGTCATGGCGGTGGCGGCCGGCTGGTTCAACGACCTGCGGTTCATCAACTAGAGGCCCTGGACATGACTGAGACGCGAATCGAACGACACCACTACGACGTCGTCGTGATCGGGGCCGGCGGCGCCGGCCTGCGGGCGGCGATCGAGGCCCGGCTGGCCGGCAAGAAGACCGCGATCATCTCCAAGTCGCTGTTCGGCAAGGCGCACACGGTGATGGCCGAGGGCGGCGCGGCGGCCGCGATGGGGAACGTGAACAGCCGGGACAACTGGCAGGTGCACTTCCGCGACACCATGCGCGGCGGCAAGTTCCTCAACAACTTCCGGATGGCCGAGCTGCACGCGAAGGAGTCGCCGCAGCGGATCTGGGAGCTGGAGACGTACGGGGCGCTCTTCGACCGCACCAAGGACGGGAAGATCTCGCAGCGCAACTTCGGCGGCCACGAGTACCCGCGCCTGGCGCACGTCGGTGACCGGACCGGCCTGGAGCTGATCCGTACCCTCCAGCAGAAGATCGTCTCCCTCCAGCAGGAGGACAAGCGCGACCTCGGCGACTACGAGGCCCGGATCAAGGTCTTCTCCGAGACCACCATCACCGAGCTGCTGCTCGACGGGGAGCGGGTGGCCGGCGCGTTCGGCTACTACCGGGAGTCCGGCGAGTTCGTCCTCTTCGAGGCCCCCGCGGTGGTCCTCGCGACGGGCGGCGTCGGCCGGTCCTACAAGGTCACCTCGAACTCCTGGGAGTACACCGGGGACGGCCACGCCCTCGCGCTGCGCGCCGGGGCCACCCTGATCAACATGGAGTTCCTCCAGTTCCACCCGACCGGCATGGTCTGGCCCGTATCGGTGAAGGGCATCCTGGTCACCGAGTCGGTGCGCGGCGACGGCGGTGTGCTGAAGAACTCCGACGGCAAGCGGTTCATGTTCGACTACGTCCCCGACGTCTTCCGCAAGCAGTACGCGGACAACGAGGAGGAGGCGGACCGCTGGTACAAGGACCCGGACAACAACCGGCGTCCGCCCGAGCTGCTCCCCCGCGACGAGGTCGCCCGGGCGATCAACAGCGAGGTCAAGGCCGGTCGCGGTACGCCGGCCGGCGGCGTCTACCTGGACATCGCCTCCCGGCTGCCGGCCGAGGAGATCCGCCGCCGCCTGCCGTCGATGTACCACCAGTTCAAGGAGCTGGCCGACGTCGACATCACCAAGGAGCCGATGGAGGTCGGCCCGACCTGTCACTACGTGATGGGTGGCGTCGAGGTGGAGCCGGACTCGGGCGCCGCGTACGGCAGCGTGCGCGGGCTCTTCGCCGCGGGCGAGGTCTCCGGCGGCATGCACGGCTCGAACCGGCTCGGCGGCAACTCGCTCTCCGACCTGCTGGTCTTCGGCAAGCGGGCGGGCGGCCACGCCGCGTCGTACGCGGACCAGTTGACCTCGCGCCCGAAGGTGTCGGTCACGGCGGTGGAGAGCGCGGTGGAGACGGCGCTGGCGCCGTTGCAGCGGGACACCGGGGAGAGCCCGTACACCCTCCAGCAGGACCTCCAGGCGGTGATGGGAGATCTGGTCGGAATCATCCGGCGCGAGGGTGAGCTGGTCGACGCGCTGGCCCGGCTGGCCGAGCTGCGCGAGCGGGTGGCGAAGGTGAGCGCGGCCGGCGGCCGGCGCTACAACCCGGGCTGGCACCTGGCGCTGGACCTGCGCAACATGCTGGTGGTCTCGGAGTGCACCGCGAAGGCGGCGCTGGAGCGGCAGGAGTCGCGCGGCGGCCACACCCGGGAGGACCACCCGGCGATGGACCCGAAGTGGCGGCGGGTCAACCTGGTCTGCTCGCTGGACGGCGACACCGTCCGGCTGACCCACAAGCCGCTGCCGAAGATGCGCGGCGAGCTGATCGGCCTCTTCGACCGTAACGAGCTGTCCAAGTACCTGACCGACGAGGAGCTCGCCGAGTTCGACGCCCTCGCTGAGGAGGCGGGCAAGTAATGGGAAACAAGCGACAGTTCCGCATCTGGCGGGGCGACGAGACCGGCGGCGACCTGCAGGACTACACGGTCGAGGTCAACGAGGGCGAGGTGGTCCTCGACGTCATCCACCGGCTCCAGGCCACCGACGCACCCGACCTGGCCTGCCGGTGGAACTGCAAGGCGGGCAAGTGCGGCTCCTGCTCGATGGAGATCAACGGCAAGCCGCGGCTGAGCTGCATGACCCGGATGTCGACGTTCGAGGAGGCCGAGACGGTCACCGTCACGCCGCTGCGGACCTTCCCGGTCATCCGGGACCTGGTCACGGACGTCTCGTTCAACTACGCGAAGGCCCGGGAGACCCCGGCCTTCGCGCCGCCGGCCGACGTCGCCCCGGGCGACTACCGGATGCAGCAGGTGGACGTCGAGCGCTCGCAGGAGTTCCGCAAGTGCATCGAGTGCTTCCTCTGCCAGAACGTCTGCCACGTGATCCGCGACCACGAGGAGAACAAGCAGGCGTTCTCCGGTCCGCGGTTCTTCATCCGGGCCGCCGAGCTGGACATGCACCCGCTCGACGCGAAGACCGACCGCAAGGAGTACGCGCAGACCGAGCAGGGTCTGGGCTTCTGCAACATCACCAAGTGCTGCACCGAGGTCTGCCCCGAGCACATCAAGATCACGGACAACGGGATCATCCCCATGAAGGAGCGGGTCGTCGACCGCAGGTACGATCCCCTCGTGTGGCTTGGTAGCAAGATCTTCCGGAGGGGTCAGGTGCCTCAGACCTACGTGACCAGCGCGCAGCACGGCGGCGCGATGCACTCCAGCGCCCCCCGCGGCGGCGTGCATTCGCACGCGGGCGGCTCGCACGACCCGCAGCATGAGGAGGAGGCGCAGCGGGGCGTCAACTGGCACCGGGAGGTGCCGCACCCGACCGCCCCGGCGACCGACGCCAACGGCAGGCTGCCGCTGACGGAGCTGACCTTCGACCGTGCGGCGGCACCCTCGCCGTTCGGCGACGACGTCACCTTCCCGCTGCCGCCCGAGCACCTCAACTTCGCTCACCCGAGCCAGGACGAGCCGAAGCACTGAGCAGGACGACAACAACGAAGACGGGGGCCGCGGCATCTGCCGCCGGCCCCCGTCCCGTTTCCGCCCCGGTGTCCGCTTCCGCCGATCAGGGGGTGGCGAGCAGCGGGCGGAGGGCGGCGACGATGGGGGCGTCGGCGGGCAGCCAGGTGACGGAGTCCAGTTCGGCGGCGGTGAGCCAGCGCAGCTCCGAGTGCTCCAGGGCCTTCGGCTGGTCGCCGTGGAGCAGCCGGGCCGCGTACACCTTGAGCACCGAGCGACCGTGCGCCATCCGGACGTCGCGGCCGACCCGGTCGCCGATCTCCACGCGTACGGCGAGCTCCTCGGCGCACTCCCGGATCAGCGCGGCGGTCTCGCTCTCCCCCGGCTCGACCTTGCCACCAGGGAACTCCCACCGGCCGGCGACCTCGGGCGGCGCGGAGCGCGCGCAGGCCAGGACCCGCCCGTCCGCGATGATCGCCGCTCCGACGACGACCTTCGGCTCGCGCCGGTCGGCCTGTCCGTTTCCGCTTACCCGTTCGGTCCGCACGGGCGTCCAGCGTGCCAGATCAATCGGCGGTTTGGGTAGCGCAGCCGGCCGTCAGGCCAACAGAACACGGAAGTGTGGGCGTGGACACACCATCTGTGCGACGACAGACTAGAGGTCGTCTACGAGGACACGGGATGGCGACGATTTGGCCACAAGCCGGCAACGACGCCTGGGAGGTTCGGTGATGCGTGTGCTGTTCGGCGGCCGGGCAAAGCACGACTACCTCAGCGACGCGCTCACCCTGCTGTCCGGCTGGACCCGGGAGGGCGAGCAGATCCGCCGGACGATGGTCCTCGACGACACCCAGCACGCGGCCCTGACCGAAAGGGTCAAGGTGGTCGCGGACGCCCTGCGCCTGCGCCCCGAGATCAGCCGCCGGGCCGACCGCACCCACATCCGGGTCGGGCACGGCGACGGCGAGCCGCTGACCGAGGGCGAGGTCCTGCTGGCCGCCCGCATCGAGGACGCCTTCCGCGCAGTCACCGACTCCCCCTCCTGACCCACCTCGCCACTCCGCCCTTCCCTCCGCCGCAGGGCAGATGCCCACCACTCTCCGTGGCGGCTGAGAAAGAGCTGAACGCAATCTTGTTTCCGGCGAAGTACGCACGGGTAACTGAACCGCAGCGGGAGGGCACGAACCTCCTGTAACCGACAGATTATCTTATTACGTACTCTATTCGGGAGCTGACATGGCGACGCCCACCACTGCGAGCACGAACCGCGTGACCGACGATGTCGACCACGCGCACACCGGCCACCTCGACCGCGACGTCCGGCACCCGTACGGGCACGGCGAGGAGACCAAGCCGGCGTGGAAGACCACGGAGCTGGCCGTCTACCTGCTGTCGGTCATCGGTGTGCTGATCGCCTCGAACGCCGTCGGCGACGGCGCCGCCAACAACGGGAGCGACTACTTCGCCGCCGACAAGGCCTGGTGGTACATCACCCTGCTGACCGTCGGTTACCTGATCAGCCGCGGCCTGGCCAAGGCCGGCAGCCGCACCCGGGACGACGACCCGCGCACCAACCACTGAGCACCACGTCCTACCGGAGCCCCGCCGCGAATCCGTCGATGCGCGGCGGGGCTCCGTCGTTGGCGCGCCCTGCCTACCGTGGGACGCATGGCGAACGTGACGTACGACCGCAAGGAACAGTTCCAGCAAATCCAGAGTGGGCTCCTGGACGGCGAGCAGATCATCGCCGTCTACGACGCGGTCGGCGCGGGCACCGGATTCATCGGCCTGACCGACCGGCGGGTGATCATCCAGGACCGTTCGTTCGTCGGTAAGCGGTACGCCATCACCAGCATCCCGTATTCGAAGATCACCAGCGTCAGCGTGGTCAGCAACAAGTCATGGGCGGGTCGTTCTTCTCCACCGGCTCGATCGCCGTCCACGTCGGCGCGCACACCTACGAGGTCGAGTTCCGGGGCGCGCAGAAGAGCCACCACGTGCACAACGTGATCCTGCACTACATCTCCTGACCCCTATCCTGATCAGTCATGGCGGATCTCCACGCGCACCGGCCGCAGGACGTCGACCGGTTCATGGCCGAACTGGACCACCCGCTCAGGGCCGAGGTGGCCACGCTGCGCACGCTCATCACCGGCGTGGACGAGCGGATCACCGAGCAGATCAAGTGGAAGGCGCCGTCGTTCAGCCGGGGCGACTACATCGCCACCTTCAACTTGCGGGACCGGAAGCGGGTGC from Micromonospora kangleipakensis includes these protein-coding regions:
- a CDS encoding DUF1801 domain-containing protein is translated as MADLHAHRPQDVDRFMAELDHPLRAEVATLRTLITGVDERITEQIKWKAPSFSRGDYIATFNLRDRKRVHLVFHNPHLATIDSPLLEGDWPDRRMAYFTDRADVEAKRAELERVIREIIRRNDGA